The window TGCTGAGATTTGACAAAAGCTTGAGATTCAAACAAGAtccacaaacatacacaaagagAAAGGTATGATCCTTAAAGCCACCCTCTGTCTTATGCAGACTGTATCATTACCACGTGTGTGTAGATTTCTTCTTTGCTGTAGACCTTGGCTGTGGCTCCAGCGAACTCCAGCAGCTCGTGAGACTGGTCCACCACCAGAGATGGGTGGAGCTTGCACAACCTCAGCAGGTGGCTGCTGAACaccctgcagagacagagagagacagagacagagacagagacagagagagagagagagagagagaaagagagcaagagaaagagagaaagcaagTGAGGAGATCAGGGTGAAGACATACAGCAGACTAACACTTTAGCTCCACGGAGTACATGTTGGTATACCTGTGTATCTCTTTATTGTATTTCGGGATGTTGAGGAGGAGGCTGCTTCTCTCCAGCATCACTTGAACCAAGTGGGCTAAAAGCTTCTCATCAGCTACCTACACATGCACAAGATGGTTTTCATGAGTTGAAACTAAACATCCAGCATGTTAATGCACAGTAGTTGCGGTTGATTAAACGTTTAATTTCTTTACCGCAATGACTGTGTTGAAAAAAATGTGCAACAGCACGGGGACAGTCTGGGCACACTGAACAACTCTCGACCAATCAGCAGTCTCAGCTAGCAACTCATGGAGCGTGCTCAGTCGGTCAATGGTGTCACCTGTGGAGCAGGTAAGAAAAGTGATTCAGTTACTTTTCCAGAGCAAAGACCTAAATGCTACTGTTACAATACGGTCttaaatacatgtaattaaaCTACTTAATGTCATAGCTATCTACATCAGATTCAaggatttattttgaatattcattaatattattgtgTGACTAATTACCTGAACCTGCTTCCCCTcgaagcaggaagaggaaaagcCCTCGGAAAGATTGGCTTCGAAATGCATCAAGTGACAGGAGGCCACGCCCTCCTGGCTCAGAGATGGGCAAACAAGTTgacctgcagcacacacacaaaaactgtaTATTGTCAAATCAGTCTGTTAGGTAGTTTGGACTTGAAAAAAGTTTTGCTCTGATGTGTGGGAGCACCTGACTTGCAAGACCAGTGTGGCAGAGAGACAGGGCAGATCCAGCAGAGTGTGGAGAAGCTCCACTGCAGTTCCAGCTGTCACCAGAGAAGGGAGCAgatccacaaagtcatccaccaCCGCTGGGCTGTCCCACGCTAAGAACTATAGAAACAGACGGATGAAAGAGCAGAAGGTTTGTGTATCCCTCACGTGGTATTACATGCACTCTTCACTAGCCTACGGAAGGTATGTGTAGTCAGAATAATCCTTATATCTCTGTATGGAGGCGTTTTCTCAGGTTTTGTTTTACCTTCAGCAGGTTTGGGAAGGAGTGGGAGTACTGTGGCACTCGGAGCTGCAGGCTCTCAAGGTTCAGTCGAAGGAAGCGTAGAAGCTCGTGTGCCAGGAATTGGTTGTTGAACAGCTCAGCTGGGAAGCGTCCAAACACCAgcttccacacacactcacaatccACTGCAGCCATCTCGCCTAGACAGGGACAAGTACACCGtttaaacatttctaaatgCTTGTGTCGTTAGGGAATCGAGCCACTGAACTGTCGTGAAAAAACTTGTATGCGTGAATCCATATTCGTGCGTATAGATGTGACTTGCTGTGAATACACACCGTGGTTGAGGTAGAACTGAGCTATGGGCAACAGGACTCTGGCAAACGACAGGTCTGAGCTGAGCCGACCGAAGAGCGCCTTAATGCACGGGAACGTCCGGTAGACCAGCGAGGCgtcctccccacacacacagtcaaggATACACACCGCCTCCACCAGACACTACGCGAGGAGACATTACAGACGCAATCAGAAAACTTGATTTCCAATGATCAAAAAACAGTCCGTCtgtgttttaacttttttttgtttctgtgtcaTTCCTTTAAGACGTCTCATCTTTTTACACTattttcctacatttcccaaaatTGTGCTCGCCGATGAATTTGATGAAATTGTATTCACCCGTTACATGTGCAGTGAATTGGTAACGGCATGGGGACAGATGAGACTAAAATATTGAGACACGGCACCATTTTACACTGCCGATTATTATTGCCAATGtactgaaagagagaaaaatacacCAAACAGAAAACTATGTAAGATGTTTTTACCCCCTTAATATTTGTAAAGTTCAGTTTGTCTCAATACACAGTGTTTAAAATGGATTAGTGTCCATTGACAGGACGATGAGGTCGAGCTTTGTTTGTACCATAAActgaaccagtgtgtgtgtgtgtgtgtgtgtgcgtgtgtgtgcgtgtcatctATTCCATTGGTGCTAGTAATCGATACACAGACTCACCGCTTTCTGCAGGTCTGTATCTGTCCTCTTGTGTGCCTCTGAGACGAAAGGAAGAATAAACATTACAACTATTAGTAAAATACAATGTACTGATACTAAAGAATACAGGACGACCTTATCTGTAACCTCATTttctcactcacacgcacacgcatacacactcactacGATCGCTCTGTTCGATGAGGCGTTGGCAGTACTGGAAGGCCTTCTCTCTCAGACGCTCCTTTGGAGGCAGCAACCGGCTAGAGGACGAGGTTGCTGAAACCATGGAAACCACTGATCCGTCCACCTCCGACCGGTCATCTGCAACACGGGAGATCAGGAGTGAGAGGTCTCGAGAGGAATGAGGATTCAATCATCTTGTTGCCGAATGTGAACAGAGAACAGGTGTTATAACAAATCTGAAGTGGAAATCACAACCAATGCCTTGAtttatggaaagaaaaaaaacaatcaaaatcATTTTACCCACCATAATTACTTGATTTAGTGACTAGTTTTGTATTATAACCAGAAACTTAGTTTGTTGTTATACAAGAAAACTCCTCCGGGCCCCGTTAAACGGTTTAGATCAGAGTTAAGTAGAAAGGTTTAAAGACAGTTAATCATCGCCGCATCCCTCTAGAAAGATGAGAAAGTAACAGTTGGAAATATACCACAGCATAGAAAGAGCCCCAGATCAATCAGAAttaacatatacatacacacacacacataaatatatatatatacacacacacacatatatatatatatatatatatatatatatatatatatatatatatatatatatatatatacatacacatacaaatatatatatacatacaaacaaactcACAAATGAGCAGAATCTGATTTCCTCCTCATAATACACACTTTACCACAAGCAACATGTGCTGCAGCTCTACGGCAAGTGTATGTTTAAGCAGGAGTAAAATGCATGAGAGACCGCATGTGCCCACTGTCAGAGTAGTTTATTAGTGATTCATCGCCATGATTCAGCCACGATTACAAACTCACCGGGAGAGTAAAAGGAAGAGTAAAAAGTGAAAGAGTTGTTAAGAAGTCACAGATCAGGATAAGCTTGTTAGATCAAGTGTGAGTCACGACCCCGTCGAGGGTCGTGAGTTGACCTGTGCCGCCCCGAAGGTCAAAAGATGTTCAGCTGACGTGCAGCTTCTTGGAAACGCGCATGCAGGGAAGGGCCACGAAACTTGCATGTCTTACCATGAGAAAAGGAGTgcgagtgggagagggagaggctgaGCTGCAGCCTGTTTGCTGGAGATgatgaaaacacaaagcaggTAGTAATATGATGCTCCTTGTATGTTCTCTGTAGCTATGACATGAAGCACAGAGCCTCTCTAGCAGCGAGAGGCAAAtggttgtgttttttggggttatGTTTTTTTGGTGGGAAGGTCATACCAGTGTCAGCTGTGTTGTTGCCGTTGGAAACAGAGTGGTAGGTGAGGAGCCAATGGCGAAGCATGGAAAAGGAGTAGACGTTCATCCACTGGTCCTCGGTGAAGCCCTGGCccacacacagcacagtgaAGAAGTCCCCCGACA of the Cyclopterus lumpus isolate fCycLum1 chromosome 8, fCycLum1.pri, whole genome shotgun sequence genome contains:
- the ap5z1 gene encoding AP-5 complex subunit zeta-1 isoform X2, with amino-acid sequence MYAHSSESLIKQAREIQESELQKFHSRLGKLLQGKELGHEAVDSLQRLHIILSATKYTRTLPPELHKRVKALLSSPAEQFQVLSSAVLRETLPPSGQELNYNQDNFLQLNSHAAALLLSQAGSRADLSSLCAQLLRSLESRQSEGPANSLTHTLPILNTILTHSPDCLTEDHVTLLSKKLVDWLRYASITQGGGVPSGGFFTGPRSRQPVPTAELDGTVSGDFFTVLCVGQGFTEDQWMNVYSFSMLRHWLLTYHSVSNGNNTADTDDRSEVDGSVVSMVSATSSSSRLLPPKERLREKAFQYCQRLIEQSDRKAHKRTDTDLQKACLVEAVCILDCVCGEDASLVYRTFPCIKALFGRLSSDLSFARVLLPIAQFYLNHGEMAAVDCECVWKLVFGRFPAELFNNQFLAHELLRFLRLNLESLQLRVPQYSHSFPNLLKFLAWDSPAVVDDFVDLLPSLVTAGTAVELLHTLLDLPCLSATLVLQVRSTCLPISEPGGRGLLSLDAFRSQSFRGLFLFLLRGEAGSGDTIDRLSTLHELLAETADWSRVVQCAQTVPVLLHIFFNTVIAVADEKLLAHLVQVMLERSSLLLNIPKYNKEIHRVFSSHLLRLCKLHPSLVVDQSHELLEFAGATAKVYSKEEIYTHVVWVLGEYLSVSCDSRCSVKLITSCFETLEAVLFEITSSAPPPGADCPVPRVVTSLMSALAKLASRSHDLIPRVSLFLSKLRTVTRGGPVAWCSDEEDLVAIVTRGEELWSLLKAPGVAQSVLTPPALVTSPQWHRDTNVAMLLRLRALTNLTHSQ
- the ap5z1 gene encoding AP-5 complex subunit zeta-1 isoform X1 — translated: MYAHSSESLIKQAREIQESELQKFHSRLGKLLQGKELGHEAVDSLQRLHIILSATKYTRTLPPELHKRVKALLSSPAEQFQVLSSAVLRETLPPSGQELNYNQDNFLQLNSHAAALLLSQAGSRADLSSLCAQLLRSLESRQSEGPANSLTHTLPILNTILTHSPDCLTEDHVTLLSKKLVDWLRYASITQGGGVPSGGFFTGPRSRQPVPTAELDGTVSGDFFTVLCVGQGFTEDQWMNVYSFSMLRHWLLTYHSVSNGNNTADTANRLQLSLSLSHSHSFSHDDRSEVDGSVVSMVSATSSSSRLLPPKERLREKAFQYCQRLIEQSDRKAHKRTDTDLQKACLVEAVCILDCVCGEDASLVYRTFPCIKALFGRLSSDLSFARVLLPIAQFYLNHGEMAAVDCECVWKLVFGRFPAELFNNQFLAHELLRFLRLNLESLQLRVPQYSHSFPNLLKFLAWDSPAVVDDFVDLLPSLVTAGTAVELLHTLLDLPCLSATLVLQVRSTCLPISEPGGRGLLSLDAFRSQSFRGLFLFLLRGEAGSGDTIDRLSTLHELLAETADWSRVVQCAQTVPVLLHIFFNTVIAVADEKLLAHLVQVMLERSSLLLNIPKYNKEIHRVFSSHLLRLCKLHPSLVVDQSHELLEFAGATAKVYSKEEIYTHVVWVLGEYLSVSCDSRCSVKLITSCFETLEAVLFEITSSAPPPGADCPVPRVVTSLMSALAKLASRSHDLIPRVSLFLSKLRTVTRGGPVAWCSDEEDLVAIVTRGEELWSLLKAPGVAQSVLTPPALVTSPQWHRDTNVAMLLRLRALTNLTHSQ
- the ap5z1 gene encoding AP-5 complex subunit zeta-1 isoform X3 — protein: MTQSMSRKLKPQQAGSRADLSSLCAQLLRSLESRQSEGPANSLTHTLPILNTILTHSPDCLTEDHVTLLSKKLVDWLRYASITQGGGVPSGGFFTGPRSRQPVPTAELDGTVSGDFFTVLCVGQGFTEDQWMNVYSFSMLRHWLLTYHSVSNGNNTADTANRLQLSLSLSHSHSFSHDDRSEVDGSVVSMVSATSSSSRLLPPKERLREKAFQYCQRLIEQSDRKAHKRTDTDLQKACLVEAVCILDCVCGEDASLVYRTFPCIKALFGRLSSDLSFARVLLPIAQFYLNHGEMAAVDCECVWKLVFGRFPAELFNNQFLAHELLRFLRLNLESLQLRVPQYSHSFPNLLKFLAWDSPAVVDDFVDLLPSLVTAGTAVELLHTLLDLPCLSATLVLQVRSTCLPISEPGGRGLLSLDAFRSQSFRGLFLFLLRGEAGSGDTIDRLSTLHELLAETADWSRVVQCAQTVPVLLHIFFNTVIAVADEKLLAHLVQVMLERSSLLLNIPKYNKEIHRVFSSHLLRLCKLHPSLVVDQSHELLEFAGATAKVYSKEEIYTHVVWVLGEYLSVSCDSRCSVKLITSCFETLEAVLFEITSSAPPPGADCPVPRVVTSLMSALAKLASRSHDLIPRVSLFLSKLRTVTRGGPVAWCSDEEDLVAIVTRGEELWSLLKAPGVAQSVLTPPALVTSPQWHRDTNVAMLLRLRALTNLTHSQ